A part of Microbacterium terregens genomic DNA contains:
- the eno gene encoding phosphopyruvate hydratase, translated as MALIEAVNAREILDSRGNPTVEVEVLLDDGIVQRAAVPSGASTGAFEAYELRDGDKTRYGGKGVLKAVDAVIDELGPAIEGVDASEQRIIDEILIEVDGTENKGRVGANAILGVSLAVAKAAADAADLPLFRYLGGPNAHVLPVPLFNVINGGSHADNGIDMQEFFLAPIGASTFAEALRWGTETYHVLKGELLAAGYATGLGDEGGFAPDLPSNREGLDFLIAAIEKAGFTPGTEIALGMDVAATEFYRDGSYVFEGKNWTAEQLTEYYIELADAYPIITIEDALAEDDWDAWKHLTDKLGSKIQLVGDDLFVTNPTRLADGIKRGVANSLLVKVNQIGTLSETLDAVDLAHRSGYTTMFSHRSGETEDTTIADLSVAVNSGQIKSGAPARSERVAKYNQLLRIEEELGDAAEYAGRSAFPRYQG; from the coding sequence GTGGCACTTATCGAGGCAGTCAACGCGCGCGAGATCTTGGACTCGCGCGGAAACCCGACCGTCGAAGTCGAGGTCCTCCTCGACGACGGCATCGTTCAGCGAGCGGCCGTCCCGTCCGGTGCGTCCACCGGCGCGTTCGAGGCCTACGAGCTGCGCGACGGTGACAAGACCCGCTACGGCGGCAAGGGCGTGCTGAAAGCGGTCGACGCCGTCATCGACGAGCTCGGCCCCGCCATCGAGGGTGTGGACGCCAGCGAGCAGCGCATCATCGACGAGATCCTCATCGAGGTCGACGGGACTGAGAACAAGGGGCGCGTGGGGGCCAACGCCATCCTGGGTGTCAGCCTCGCCGTCGCAAAGGCGGCCGCCGATGCGGCCGATCTGCCCCTCTTCCGCTACCTCGGCGGGCCGAACGCGCACGTCCTCCCCGTTCCGCTGTTCAACGTCATCAACGGCGGATCGCACGCCGACAACGGCATCGACATGCAGGAGTTCTTCCTCGCGCCCATCGGCGCCTCGACGTTCGCCGAAGCACTCCGCTGGGGCACCGAGACCTACCACGTCCTCAAGGGCGAGCTCCTGGCCGCCGGATACGCCACCGGCCTCGGCGACGAGGGCGGCTTCGCGCCCGATCTGCCGAGCAACCGCGAGGGCCTGGACTTCCTCATCGCGGCCATCGAAAAAGCGGGCTTCACACCCGGCACAGAGATCGCCCTCGGCATGGACGTCGCGGCCACCGAGTTCTACCGCGACGGATCGTACGTCTTCGAAGGCAAGAACTGGACAGCCGAGCAGCTCACCGAGTACTACATCGAGCTCGCCGACGCCTACCCGATCATCACCATCGAGGATGCCCTCGCAGAAGACGACTGGGATGCCTGGAAGCACCTGACCGACAAGCTCGGCTCGAAGATCCAGCTCGTCGGGGACGACCTCTTCGTCACGAACCCGACCCGCCTCGCGGACGGGATCAAGCGCGGCGTCGCGAACTCGCTGCTGGTGAAGGTCAACCAGATCGGCACCCTCTCGGAGACCCTCGACGCCGTGGACCTGGCGCACCGCTCCGGCTACACCACGATGTTCTCGCACCGCTCCGGCGAGACCGAGGACACCACGATCGCCGACCTCTCCGTCGCCGTGAACTCCGGTCAGATCAAGAGCGGCGCGCCCGCCCGCAGCGAGCGCGTCGCGAAATACAATCAGCTTCTGCGCATCGAGGAAGAACTGGGCGATGCGGCCGAATACGCCGGCCGCTCGGCATTCCCGCGGTACCAGGGATAG